The following proteins come from a genomic window of Chaetodon auriga isolate fChaAug3 chromosome 16, fChaAug3.hap1, whole genome shotgun sequence:
- the xpnpep3 gene encoding xaa-Pro aminopeptidase 3 produces the protein MWPSSSTLVRSAVRLLPRREWSRGCVWCPCRNISVKPGGLKPKTVPPRYLGQPSPFTHPHLIKPGEVTPGLSQTEYELRRHRLASLIEAQADRLGPSASTSTHVAIVLSHPTRYMTNDIPYPFHQNQDFLYLSGILEPDSALVLYGKGRPDQAILFVPRRDPGRELWDGPRSGKDGAAALTGIERVHSTEELGLVLKSLKGTVLWYDSSQPAHPRLHQTHVCPMLEAGSMPRSLRPLIHSLRAIKSSAEVALMQEAGHITAQAFRRTMALSQGDVDEAVLFAKFDFENRIHGANFLAYPPVVAGGNRANTLHYINNNQIIKDGEMVLLDGGCEYFGYVSDITRTWPVNGKFSPTQAELYEAVLEVQLSCLSLCSPGVSLDHIYSTMLALLGRQLRRLGIVKASTSDADVLKAARRYCPHHVGHYLGMDVHDTPELSRSQPLQPGMAITVEPGLYIGDDNDQVPKCFRGLGVRIEDDVVIQDKGGPLILSRDAPKTIADVEQACAHR, from the exons ATGTGGCCGTCAAGCAGCACCTTGGTCCGGTCTGCTGTCAGGCTGCTGCCGCGGCGTGAATGGAGTCGAG GTTGTGTCTGGTGTCCGTgcagaaacatttctgtgaaacCTGGAGGTTTGAAACCAAAGACGGTTCCACCTCGGTACCTGGGCCAGCCCAGCCCTTTCACTCATCCACACCTCATCAAACCCG gCGAGGTGACTCCAGGCTTGAGCCAGACAGAATACGAGCTCCGCAGACACAGACTGGCTTCACTTATCGAGGCCCAGGCAGACAGGCTGGGAccctctgcctccaccagcACCCATGTGGCCATTGTTTTGTCCCATCCGACCCGCTACATGACCAATGACATCCCTTATCCCTTCCACCAGAACCAG GATTTCCTCTACCTCAGTGGCATCCTAGAGCCTGACAGTGCCTTGGTCCTTTATGGGAAAGGGCGTCCAGACCAGGCCATCTTGTTCGTCCCCCGCAGAGACCCGGGGAGAGAGCTGTGGGATGGGCCCCGGTCAGGGAAGGATGGGGCAGCTGCTTTGACTGGCATTGAGAGGGTTCATAGCACAGAAGAACTGGGTCTTGTGCTCAAGAGCCTGAAAG GCACTGTGCTGTGGTACGACAGTTCTCAGCCCGCCCACCCTCGGCTCCACCAGACGCATGTGTGTCCCATGCTGGAGGCGGGGTCGATGCCGCGCTCTCTCAGGCCCCTCATACACTCTCTCAGGGCCATCAAGAGCTCAGCAGAGGTGGCACTCATGCAAGAAGCCGGTCACATCACAGCACAG GCTTTTAGGAGGACGATGGCTCTGTCTCAAGGAGACGTGGATGAAGCTGTGCTCTTTGCTAAG TTTGACTTTGAGAATCGGATCCATGGCGCCAACTTCCTGGCCTACCCCCCTGTCGTTGCTGGAGGGAATCGAGCCAATACTCTGCACTACATCAACAACAACCAGATCATCAAG GATGGAGAAATGGTGCTGCTTGATGGTGGTTGTGAATACTTTGGTTATGTCAGTGATATCACGCGAACATGGCCAGTGAACGGAAA ATTCAGCCCAACCCAGGCTGAGCTGTACGAGGCTGTCCTGGAGGTCCAGCTCTCCTGCTTGTCCCTGTGTTCCCCGGGCGTCAGCCTGGATCACATCTACAGTACCATGCTGGCTCTGCTGGGACGACAGCTCAGGCGGCTTGGCATCGTCAAGGCCAGTACCAGTGATGCTGATGTGCTCAAG GCTGCACGGCGTTACTGCCCCCACCACGTTGGCCATTACCTGGGCATGGATGTCCACGACACTCCTGAGCTGTCCCGCTCACAACCTCTTCAGCCAGGAATGGCCATCACAGTAGAACCAG GGTTGTACATTGGCGACGACAATGACCAGGTGCCAAAGTGTTTCCGCGGCCTGGGTGTCAGAATTGAGGATGACGTGGTGATCCAGGACAAGGGAGGTCCTCTGATTCTGTCCCGTGACGCACCAAAGACCATCGCTGATGTAGAGCAGGCCTGTGCCCACAGATAg